The following are from one region of the Heterodontus francisci isolate sHetFra1 chromosome 34, sHetFra1.hap1, whole genome shotgun sequence genome:
- the LOC137348756 gene encoding probable G-protein coupled receptor 139: protein MPLTWLHCNSLARGTATSGAQVYIQACSELLIEMHGTVKGLVFGIYYPILAAIGVPANLAVIVILFRGRCGLSRCITYYLMSMAVTDLLLIITIVILNRIVGIYFPFSFLSITPVCTVCIFLNFVIIDSSVWLTVDFTFDRFMAICCQKLKIKYCTEKTAALVIGIVSTLSCLKITCTFDIYEPLYIINNVPWFCNIKLIFYTSPAWAAYDWIHRISTPCLPFILILLLNALTVRHILVANRGQKRLRAHNNGETQSDPEMEKRRNSIVLLFCISGSFILLYLPLLINFLYVRIAKLSYSSGSNSAEPNFILEQSGFMIQFLSSCINPFIYAGTQKKFREELKNGVKYPLSLTAKLFK from the exons ATGCCACTGACGTGGCtgcactgcaacagcttggctaggggcacggctacttctggagcacaagtctaca TTCAAGCGTGCTCAGAGCTTCTGATAGAAATGCACGGCACAGTAAAAGGTCTGGTGTTtggcatttactatcccatccttgctgcaattggagttccag ctaacttggcagtgattgtgatcctgttccgaggaagatgcggtctctccagatgcatCACTTACTACCTgatgtccatggcagtgaccgATCTCCTGCTCATAATCACCATTGTGATACTAAATCGGATTGTAGGTATTTATTTTCCATTCAGTTTCCTCTCCATCACACCCgtatgcactgtttgtattttcctAAACTTTGTGATCATAgacagttctgtctggttaacggtagatttcacttttgatcgatttatggccatttgttgccagaagctgaaaataaaatactgcactgagaaaacggcggctCTGGTTATAGGAATTGTGTCTACACTGAGCTGTTTAAAAATTACCTGCACGTTTGACATATATGAACCTTTGTATATAATTAACAATGTACCCTGGTTCTGCAAcataaaattaatattttatacTTCACCTGCATGGGCCGCATATGACTGGATTCATCGCATTTCAACTCCTTgcctcccattcattctgattttactgctcaatgcattgactgtcaggcacattctagtggcCAATAGAGGCCAGAAGAGACTCCGAGCCCACAACAATGGGGAgactcagagtgacccagagatggaaaagCGGAGAAATTCCATTGTTTTACTTTTCTGCATCTCAGGCAGTTTTATTCTTTTATATTTGCCACTACTTATAAATTTCCTCTATGTCCGAATTGCAAAACTCAGTTATTCTTCCGGTTCCAATTCCGCTGAGCCGAATTTTATTCTGGAGCAAAGCGGATTTATGATTCAGTTTTTGAGTTCCTGTATCAAtccatttatttatgcagggacccagaaaaaattcagagaggagttaaagaatggagtgaaatatccactgagtctAACTGCTAAATTGTTTAAATGA